The DNA region AAACAACACTGACAGGGGGGACAGCCACACGTCTGACCACCAATCACGGCCGGGAAGTGTTACCGGCTATTTCTCCGGATGGTCAACAGGTGGCATTTCTTGCCGAATACGACGGGCCTGACAATCTCTACACCATGCCAATAGCCGGAGGGCTGCCAAAACGACTGACCTATTCAGAAGGTCAGGTGATTCCCCGGGGCTGGATTAATGACGGGCAGATTCTTTACGCCACCAATGAGCGAACCGTGTTTGGTGAAAACTTTCAGCTGGTCACGCTGGACACTGAAACCCGTGAGCGACACTGGATACCCCTGGCTCAGGCCTTCGAAGGCAGCTTTGGCGCTGGCTCGACCAATAGCCCGGACAGCAGCAGAGCACTCTTTTTTACCCGCCTTTCTGGCCCCTTCCACAATATCAGGCACTATCAGGGAGGAACCGCTCAAAATATCTGGAAATATCTTGAGGGTAAGGAAGCCGTCCCACTCACCAAAGACTTCCCCGGCACCAGCCGACACCCTCTGTTCTGGAATCAACGGGTTTATTTTGTCAGTGACCGGGACGGAAGTGGCAATCTGTGGTCAATGGACACGGATGGCCAGAACCTGATTCAGCATACCTTTCATAAGGGTCTGGATATCGAGTATCCGGCACAGGACGACGGTCAGTTTGTTTACCAGCTGGGGCCAGACCTCTACACTTTAGACCTGAAGCAGACTGACGCTAAACCAGAAAAAATTCAGATAACACTCGCTTCAGACTTTGAGCAACGGCGGCCACACTGGCTGCACTGGCCCGCTGCTTATCTTTCCGGCTATAACCTGTCTCCAGACTCTACCCAGCTGGCATTGACTGCACGGGGGCAGATAACCCTGCTGCCTGTGAAAGATGGCCGGACGGTTTCCATTCCCAGTCCGGGAAAAGACGTTTTTTTTCAATCCGCTCAGCATTTAACCCACTCCCGTCACCTTCTGGGGCTGGCTTCAGAAGGCATTTATCAGTCGTTCTGGTTGCTGCCAGCTGATGGCAGCAACCAGCCCGTAAAAATTCATCAAACGGACAAAACGATCATTGAAGCTCCGGTTATCTCACCGGATAACGAATTTTTCGCCTGGACGGATTCTGATGCGACCGTATGGCTGACCCATATTCAATCGGGCACGACAGAAGCCATCAGGCAATTTGAACCACAGGATACCTATCCCGGTCAGTTCAGCTGGTCTCCGGACAGTCAGTGGTTAACCTTTTCCAGCCCGGCCAGCAACCGTAAAAAACAGATCTATCTGTTCAGCCTCTCCGACAATCAACTGACAGCAATTACCAGCGATCGTACTGACAGCGGCTTTCCCGTCTGGAGTCCCAGCGGCAAATGGCTGATGTTTATCTCAGAGCGATTCTTCCACTCCAAAGTACAGAACCCTTTCGGATCGAATCAGCCAGAACCTTATTCAGACACAAACCGTGGTCTGTTCATGGTAGCCATGGACCCGGAGGCAATCTGGCCTTTTGAGCCTGAAAATGAAGTCCTGCAGCAGAAAATTGCCCGGCTTATGGAAAACGAGCAACAGGGAGAACCCTCTGAAGAAGAACAGCCTCAGCGCATTACTGTTGAACTAAATGGACTGCAGGATCGCCTGTACCAGATGCCTGTCCCTCCCGGCAATTATTATGGTCTTGGTTTCACAGATGGTTATCTGTTCTGGGGGGAACCGGACTCTGAAAATACGTTCACACTTTACAGTCTGGAAGTTGGTAATGCCCCGGACAATCAACCCTTCATTGTTGCTTCAGGTCTCACGGGTTATCAGCCGTCCAAATACGGAGAACAGCTCCTGATCCATGGTGACAATGACGAGTTCGCCCTGATTCCTGTTGGCGTGCCTGAAAGCAATATTGAAATTAATCCTTTATCCCTTGAGCAATGGCGGGTTTACGTTTCTCCACAGGACGAATGGCGACAACTGTTGTTTAACGTCTGGTCTCTGCTGGGGAATCAGTTTGCTGACCGTTCAATGAATAGCACAGACTGGCCGGCACAGCTGGATACTCACCTGCAGATGTTGAACCGGGTTACAAACCGAAGTGACCTGAATCACCTTATTGGCAGCATGATCGGTCAGCTGGGGGTGCTTCATCTGGAGATTGACGGAGGTGACCTGCGATTCAACGACAAGTGGAGTATAGAAAGCTCTCTGGGGGCTCTCTTCTCAATGGAGGACAAAGGGTTACTCATTGATCAAATTTATAAAACTGACCCTGATTTTCCCCTGAAACGCTCCCCGTTAGCCCGTCCTGGCATCCAGATTGAAGAAGGAGACAACATTACAGCCATCAACAACCTGCCGCTGGATCATCAGCAACCGATAGAAGAACGGTTAACGTTCAAAGAAAACCAGCAGGTGTTGCTGACCGTTAAAAAGCCGGGCATTCCAGACCCCATAGAGCAGATTGTCTGGCCAATATTGCCTCAGGAATCTGCCAGGCTACGCTACGACTCCTGGATGTACGACCGGCAACAGCGCACCGAACATCAGGGGCAGGGAAAGCTTGGCTACGTTCACCTGAGAGGCATGGAGGCCGATAATTTCGAACAGTGGGTGCAACAGTACTATCCCGTCTTTAATCGTGGCGGACTAATACTGGATCTGCGCAACAACTCTGGCGGAAACATTGACAGCTGG from Endozoicomonas sp. NE40 includes:
- a CDS encoding S41 family peptidase; this encodes MRFLIFLLAPWFFFSAFLSASNEGYYRYPSIHKNTVVFSAEGDLWKTTLTGGTATRLTTNHGREVLPAISPDGQQVAFLAEYDGPDNLYTMPIAGGLPKRLTYSEGQVIPRGWINDGQILYATNERTVFGENFQLVTLDTETRERHWIPLAQAFEGSFGAGSTNSPDSSRALFFTRLSGPFHNIRHYQGGTAQNIWKYLEGKEAVPLTKDFPGTSRHPLFWNQRVYFVSDRDGSGNLWSMDTDGQNLIQHTFHKGLDIEYPAQDDGQFVYQLGPDLYTLDLKQTDAKPEKIQITLASDFEQRRPHWLHWPAAYLSGYNLSPDSTQLALTARGQITLLPVKDGRTVSIPSPGKDVFFQSAQHLTHSRHLLGLASEGIYQSFWLLPADGSNQPVKIHQTDKTIIEAPVISPDNEFFAWTDSDATVWLTHIQSGTTEAIRQFEPQDTYPGQFSWSPDSQWLTFSSPASNRKKQIYLFSLSDNQLTAITSDRTDSGFPVWSPSGKWLMFISERFFHSKVQNPFGSNQPEPYSDTNRGLFMVAMDPEAIWPFEPENEVLQQKIARLMENEQQGEPSEEEQPQRITVELNGLQDRLYQMPVPPGNYYGLGFTDGYLFWGEPDSENTFTLYSLEVGNAPDNQPFIVASGLTGYQPSKYGEQLLIHGDNDEFALIPVGVPESNIEINPLSLEQWRVYVSPQDEWRQLLFNVWSLLGNQFADRSMNSTDWPAQLDTHLQMLNRVTNRSDLNHLIGSMIGQLGVLHLEIDGGDLRFNDKWSIESSLGALFSMEDKGLLIDQIYKTDPDFPLKRSPLARPGIQIEEGDNITAINNLPLDHQQPIEERLTFKENQQVLLTVKKPGIPDPIEQIVWPILPQESARLRYDSWMYDRQQRTEHQGQGKLGYVHLRGMEADNFEQWVQQYYPVFNRGGLILDLRNNSGGNIDSWITSRLQRKAITFNSYMGSTVDWNMPYAFRGHIVVLVNEHTASDAEELAEDLRNLGLATIIGTRTWGGRIWMFFSELMDQGFVTVPYIAGYRANGRWLAENWGIEPDIQIDNLPYSTFNGSDSQLDKAIQFLLEKLEKEPVETPARPDFPIARP